The following proteins are encoded in a genomic region of Trypanosoma brucei gambiense DAL972 chromosome 8, complete sequence:
- a CDS encoding neuraminidase, putative, which produces MASYMLLLVAIVWHCCSVLVVDAKEGTTREMFLGGGLWVVNEGCLSVGKDPKSTYRGSRRCILEPKDTSPNIRKEGMKDVHSFRIPSLIEVDGVIIGIADCRYTSSEDFAFIDTVARYSADGGRTWKTEIIFENARVNKDHSRVVDPTVVVKNNTVFVLVGRYNNSKTWWTGQANGDDWDILMYKGTVQKTVDESGNASATIVWKDPQYLKSLLGTVGKINGRSPIQYLGGVGNGIVTPNGTVVFPVQILDAENYLTAMILYSDDDGKTWEFSKGATPIGTTESSIVWWGERLLLNGRTDKVGRYVDAGYRKVFESSDMGATWVESLGTISRVIGNSPERNQPGSSGSSIKVTFDDVPVMLVTQPKNIHGKWIRDRLQLWLTDGNRVFFVGQISVGDDSSPYSSLLYTKTGELHCLHEESIVGVVSLHLVHLVDELELVRSTVRLWKAQDRLLAGTCSSDVTDETTCTGIPTAGLVGLLAGPAVGTVWSDAYQCVNASVGGAAVIDDGLQLSGKNDSSVSWPVSEQGQDQRYHFANTHFTLVVTVQLAEITQNETSLVGFVTHDGQTSKYITLSLVKDVCRHGAGQVSGAVEDEQSPGTNGIHQVALTLSAGKVFAHLDGKHLPDMDTIVTGAGKLLNISRFFVGHPGVEDVAAGDGVVVKNVLLYNRQLSGSELRSLYLNNNVIAVSQLSPEGRSPSLLKDIAEGIGNEMNENCASLKLVVISDGGVRVHRLLYLLMGLGLLQLLSA; this is translated from the coding sequence ATGGCATCCTACATGTTGTTGCTAGTTGCCATTGTTTGGCACTGCTGTAGTGTACTGGTTGTCGATGCAAAAGAAGGTACTACCCGTGAGATGTTTTTAGGGGGTGGGTTGTGGGTAGTTAACGAGGGATGCTTAAGTGTGGGGAAGGACCCTAAAAGCACTTATCGGGGAAGTAGACGCTGCATACTGGAACCCAAAGATACTAGTCCTAAcataaggaaggaagggatgaAGGACGTTCATTCGTTCCGCATACCCTCACTCATTGAGGTTGACGGCGTAATAATTGGTATAGCGGATTGTCGATACACATCGTCTGAGGACTTCGCATTTATTGACACGGTTGCGCGATACAGTGCGGATGGTGGTCGTACGTGGAAGACCGAGATTATTTTTGAGAACGCCCGCGTAAATAAGGACCACTCCCGCGTCGTGGACCCCACAGTTGTTGTAAAGAACAACACGGTATTTGTTCTGGTAGGAAGGTACAACAACTCCAAAACGTGGTGGACGGGACAAGCTAACGGCGATGACTGGGATATACTGATGTACAAGGGCACTGTTCAGAAGACAGTGGATGAGAGCGGCAATGCGAGTGCAACCATTGTATGGAAGGATCCCCAGTACCTGAAATCGTTGTTAGGCACCGTTGGGAAAATAAACGGCCGTTCACCCATTCAGTACCTTGGTGGTGTGGGTAACGGTATCGTGACGCCGAATGGTACGGTTGTATTCCCCGTGCAGATCCTAGATGCCGAAAATTATCTCACTGCAATGATATTATATTCTGATGATGACGGGAAGACGTGGGAGTTTAGCAAGGGTGCAACTCCTATTGGCACAACTGAGTCCTCCATTGTGTGGTGGGGCGAGAGGCTTCTGCTCAATGGGAGGACAGACAAGGTTGGAAGATACGTTGATGCCGGGTACCGCAAGGTGTTCGAATCTAGTGACATGGGGGCAACTTGGGTTGAATCACTAGGAACCATTTCTCGCGTTATTGGTAACTCACCGGAACGTAACCAACCAGGCAGCTCGGGTAGTTCGATCAAAGTAACCTTTGACGATGTGCCTGTGATGCTTGTCACCCAGCCAAAGAATATTCATGGGAAGTGGATACGTGATCGGCTGCAACTGTGGTTGACTGATGGTAACCGTGTGTTCTTCGTTGGACAGATTTCTGTGGGTGATGACAGCAGTCCATATAGCTCTCTGTTGTACACAAAGACTGGGGAGTTACACTGCCTGCATGAAGAGAGcattgttggtgttgtcaGCCTACACCTTGTACACCTCGTTGATGAACTGGAGCTTGTCCGGTCGACCGTAAGGCTGTGGAAAGCACAAGACAGACTGCTGGCTGGTACGTGTTCTTCAGATGTCACCGATGAAACCACCTGCACTGGGATCCCCACTGCCGGTCTCGTTGGCTTGCTTGCTGGGCCCGCAGTCGGAACTGTGTGGTCTGACGCTTACCAGTGCGTGAACGCTAGTGTGGGTGGTGCTGCCGTTATTGATGATGGATTGCAGCTAAGTGGCAAGAATGACAGCAGTGTGTCATGGCCCGTGAGCGAGCAGGGGCAGGACCAACGTTATCACTTTGCTAATACTCACTTTACGCTTGTGGTGACAGTGCAACTTGCGGAAATCACGCAGAATGAGACGTCGTTGGTGGGGTTTGTGACGCATGATGGACAGACCAGCAAGTACATTACGCTATCCCTTGTGAAGGATGTTTGCCGGCATGGCGCTGGTCAGGTTTCGGGTGCGGTAGAAGACGAGCAGTCTCCCGGTACGAATGGGATCCACCAGGTTGCGCTCACGTTGAGTGCTGGGAAGGTTTTCGCTCATCTTGATGGAAAGCACCTGCCTGATATGGACACCATAGTTACAGGTGCTGGTAAACTGCTTAACATCTCCCGCTTCTTCGTTGGTCATCCTGGCGTAGAGGATGTGGCAGCAGGTGATGGTGTAGTTGTGAAGAACGTGCTGCTGTATAATCGGCAACTGAGCGGGAGTGAGCTGCGGTCTCTTTATCTTAATAACAATGTGATCGCGGTATCTCAACTGTCACCGGAGGGGAGATCACCCTCTCTGCTTAAAGATATTGCTGAGGGTATTGGAAACGAGATGAATGAAAACTGCGCGTCATTGAAACTCGTTGTTATCTCCGATGGGGGCGTGCGGGTGCATCGGTTACTTTACCTGTTGATGGGTCTTGGACTGCTCCAGTTACTGTCAGCATag